In Gopherus flavomarginatus isolate rGopFla2 chromosome 5, rGopFla2.mat.asm, whole genome shotgun sequence, one DNA window encodes the following:
- the GREM1 gene encoding gremlin-1: MVRTVYAVGGLLLLAGILLSTAEGRKKNRGSQGAIPSPDKDQPNDSEQTQTKQQPGSRHRDRGTGTPMPAEEVLESSQEALHVTERKYLKRDWCKTQPLKQTIHEEGCNSHTIINRFCYGQCNSFYIPRHVRKEEGSFQSCSFCKPKKFTTMTVTLNCPELQPPRKKKRITRVKECRCISIDLD; the protein is encoded by the coding sequence ATGGTCCGCACAGTGTATGCTGTTGGTGGTCTGCTTCTTCTAGCTGGAATCCTGTtatccacagcagaggggagaaaGAAGAACCGTGGGTCTCAGGGAGCCATCCCATCTCCCGACAAGGATCAGCCCAATGATTCAGAGCAGACACAGACAAAGCAGCAGCCAGGTTCAAGGCACCGAGACCGGGGAACTGGCACACCAATGCCCGCCGAAGAGGTGCTGGAATCTAGCCAGGAAGCATTACATGTCACTGAACGCAAGTATCTTAAGCGGGATTGGTGTAAAACTCAGCCCCTCAAACAAACCATCCATGAAGAAGGCTGCAATAGTCATACTATTATCAACAGATTCTGTTATGGCCAGTGCAATTCTTTCTACATCCCAAGGCACGTCCGCAAAGAGGAAGGCTCTTTTCAGTCCTGTTCCTTCTGCAAACCTAAGAAGTTCACCACTATGACAGTTACACTCAATTGCCCTGAACTTCAGCCCCCTAGAAAGAAGAAGAGGATCACACGAGTCAAGGAATGTCGGTGTATATCCATAGATTTGGACTAG